A region from the Clostridia bacterium genome encodes:
- a CDS encoding IS110 family transposase, producing the protein MTIVGCDFHPSWQQVAVFDAETGEISELKLVNGDGEAERFYRSLSAAALIGIEACGNSQWLIDLLSQLGHEVWVGDAAQIRASYVRKQKTDKRDAAHILKLLVEGRFPRLWMPSAEQRDVRQLLIHRYKLVEIRTRVKNGLQHLMLNRGVQKKRKLWSEAGQKALRELPLEGWAARRREDLLGLLKSLDEQIGKLDQAAEMAAAKHPQARLLMTQPGVGPITSLAFAVTIGDPTRFKRGKQVASYLGLIPREYSSGGRQQLGSISKQGNRFVRMLLVEAVHNVTRLDEGFRKQYKHRCHTMEKGVAKVAAARRLAVRLYWMLRTNTAYPEIVHVESSSRVALVGES; encoded by the coding sequence ATGCCGAAACGGGAGAGATATCCGAACTCAAGCTGGTCAACGGAGATGGTGAGGCGGAGCGGTTTTACCGTTCGCTATCTGCAGCGGCGTTGATTGGGATCGAAGCCTGCGGCAACAGTCAGTGGTTGATCGACTTGTTGTCGCAGCTGGGCCACGAAGTCTGGGTTGGCGATGCGGCGCAGATTCGCGCGAGCTACGTGCGCAAGCAGAAGACGGACAAGCGCGACGCGGCGCACATTCTGAAGCTGCTGGTGGAGGGGCGGTTTCCGCGGCTGTGGATGCCTTCGGCCGAGCAGCGTGACGTGCGGCAGCTGCTGATTCATCGCTACAAGCTGGTAGAGATCCGCACGCGGGTGAAGAACGGGTTGCAGCACCTGATGCTGAACCGCGGCGTGCAGAAGAAGCGCAAGCTGTGGAGCGAGGCGGGGCAGAAGGCGCTGCGCGAGCTTCCGCTGGAAGGCTGGGCAGCGCGGCGGCGCGAGGATTTGCTCGGTCTGCTGAAGAGCTTGGACGAGCAGATTGGCAAGCTCGACCAGGCGGCGGAGATGGCAGCCGCCAAGCACCCGCAGGCGCGCTTGCTGATGACGCAGCCGGGCGTGGGTCCGATCACCTCTCTGGCGTTTGCGGTGACCATCGGCGACCCGACGCGGTTCAAACGTGGCAAGCAGGTGGCCAGCTATCTCGGACTGATTCCGCGCGAGTACAGCTCGGGCGGCCGGCAGCAGCTGGGTTCGATCAGCAAACAGGGGAACCGCTTCGTCCGCATGTTGCTGGTGGAAGCGGTTCACAACGTCACGCGGTTGGATGAAGGGTTTCGTAAACAGTACAAGCATCGCTGTCACACGATGGAAAAAGGCGTGGCCAAAGTGGCGGCGGCGCGGCGGTTGGCGGTACGACTCTACTGGATGCTGCGCACCAACACAGCGTATCCGGAGATCGTTCATGTCGAGAGCAGCTCGCGGGTGGCCCTGGTCGGCGAAAGCTAG
- a CDS encoding site-specific integrase: MSLFKYRKKGNYHYDFQFKGKTYRGTLGTSKLTVARDRLRAIRNRIEDAYYGTNRGGIDKTFEEAAKEYQASRKHAVSDSMMDIEFYSLQHLLPVFGKMMLSQITDKDLKAYQQARLAERAAPATINLEYDAFRGIMKMFKWWDGIRDNVRKLPVGDFHGIALSPDEAWWLVRVCAKSVARYLAVVVVLALSTTMRDEEIRLLRWWQVNLVGCYLEVRKSKTKHGSGRVIPLNPFAMRAMTWWANQFPDRHQDDYVFPHERSSMGRDGKARRKTIPTRALGSWKKCWQTAKKRAGVKCRFHDLRHTAITWMLEAGIPYAIVAGIAGWSASQAIHMAKRYGHIGQRPYLDAVWAIQDRFGVLATPPLLAPADCPLDDAEFEVEESPHSEAWTDLDECADLIDASRGELCA, from the coding sequence ATGTCACTTTTCAAGTACCGCAAGAAGGGCAACTACCATTACGACTTCCAATTCAAGGGCAAAACGTACCGAGGCACACTTGGCACGTCGAAGTTGACGGTCGCACGGGATCGCCTACGTGCAATCAGGAACCGCATCGAAGACGCTTATTACGGAACGAACCGAGGCGGGATAGACAAGACTTTCGAAGAAGCTGCCAAGGAGTACCAGGCTTCAAGAAAGCACGCTGTCTCGGATTCGATGATGGACATCGAGTTCTACAGTCTTCAGCACCTCCTGCCCGTGTTTGGGAAGATGATGCTGTCCCAGATAACGGACAAGGATCTGAAGGCGTATCAGCAGGCCAGGCTTGCAGAACGCGCTGCTCCTGCCACCATAAACCTCGAGTACGATGCCTTCCGCGGCATCATGAAGATGTTCAAGTGGTGGGATGGTATTCGCGACAATGTCCGCAAGCTGCCGGTGGGCGACTTTCACGGAATCGCGCTATCTCCTGATGAGGCTTGGTGGTTAGTTAGAGTTTGCGCAAAGAGCGTCGCTCGCTATTTGGCTGTTGTCGTCGTGCTCGCACTGTCCACGACGATGCGTGACGAGGAGATTCGCCTGCTTCGTTGGTGGCAAGTTAATCTTGTCGGCTGCTATCTGGAGGTGCGCAAAAGCAAAACCAAACACGGAAGTGGAAGAGTTATTCCACTAAACCCGTTTGCTATGCGGGCGATGACTTGGTGGGCCAACCAGTTCCCGGATCGGCATCAGGATGACTACGTGTTCCCCCACGAGCGATCATCCATGGGCCGCGATGGTAAAGCGCGCCGCAAAACAATTCCCACACGCGCGCTGGGTTCATGGAAGAAGTGTTGGCAGACTGCGAAGAAGAGGGCCGGAGTGAAGTGCAGATTTCACGACCTCCGTCACACGGCGATCACGTGGATGTTGGAGGCGGGCATCCCCTACGCGATTGTGGCGGGGATCGCCGGTTGGAGTGCCAGTCAGGCCATCCACATGGCGAAGAGGTATGGCCATATCGGTCAGCGACCGTACCTTGATGCGGTCTGGGCCATTCAGGACAGGTTTGGTGTACTGGCTACACCGCCGCTCCTCGCACCAGCAGATTGCCCGCTAGACGACGCCGAATTCGAAGTTGAGGAGAGTCCGCATTCAGAGGCATGGACAGACCTCGATGAATGCGCGGATCTAATCGATGCTTCCCGGGGTGAACTCTGCGCTTAG
- the cas1 gene encoding type II CRISPR-associated endonuclease Cas1, with protein sequence MIDRVVEIANPAALSVSHDQLVIATETAPPVHTPLSELAVVLVAHPRVTLTQAVLSRIANNGGSVVTIDDAFLPASMLLPLQAHYIQSERFAKQTQMSTPLRKRLWKKIVQAKIRAQGALLKELHGDDGGLVPMSARVQSGDRGNLESVAARRYWPLVFGNPKFRRGGIGPDQNRHLDYGYTVLRALTARALCAAGLHPSIGIWHENRYDPFSLAADVMEPFRPVVDRRVFEWIQDNPPYGPLDQQARGWLLGILADRYSCNGEQRTLCDLLARTADELARGMCGEENRFNPPYHLSPCAG encoded by the coding sequence ATGATTGACCGAGTCGTCGAAATCGCGAATCCGGCGGCGCTCTCCGTATCGCATGACCAGCTTGTGATTGCTACGGAGACTGCTCCGCCTGTTCACACACCGCTCTCAGAACTGGCGGTTGTTTTGGTCGCACACCCTAGAGTGACACTGACTCAGGCTGTTCTCTCGCGAATCGCAAACAACGGCGGTAGCGTGGTCACTATTGACGACGCTTTCTTGCCCGCATCCATGCTGCTTCCACTTCAGGCGCACTACATTCAGTCGGAGCGATTCGCGAAGCAGACACAGATGTCTACACCGCTCAGAAAGAGACTTTGGAAGAAAATCGTCCAGGCAAAGATTCGTGCGCAAGGGGCCCTCTTGAAAGAGTTGCACGGCGATGATGGCGGCCTCGTCCCAATGTCCGCTCGCGTGCAATCTGGCGATAGAGGAAACTTGGAATCAGTGGCGGCTCGCCGTTACTGGCCTCTTGTGTTTGGGAATCCAAAGTTCCGCCGAGGGGGAATCGGGCCTGATCAAAACCGTCACCTCGACTACGGTTATACGGTTCTCCGTGCGCTTACTGCGCGGGCGCTCTGTGCCGCTGGGCTCCATCCTTCAATTGGAATCTGGCACGAGAATCGCTACGACCCATTCAGTCTTGCTGCGGATGTCATGGAGCCTTTTCGGCCTGTCGTGGACCGGCGGGTATTCGAGTGGATCCAAGACAACCCACCTTATGGCCCTTTGGATCAGCAAGCGAGAGGATGGTTGCTGGGCATTCTTGCAGATCGCTATTCTTGCAATGGCGAGCAGAGAACACTCTGCGATTTGCTCGCACGCACCGCCGACGAATTGGCGCGGGGAATGTGTGGGGAAGAGAACCGATTCAACCCGCCCTATCACCTATCGCCATGCGCAGGGTGA
- a CDS encoding site-specific DNA-methyltransferase — protein sequence MKKHKKKIIRLEPAYSTPSGEMYAGDAKEILAKLNRAGFKHSAQLIFTSPPFVLNRKKKYGNLTGREYIQWLSSLAPLFADLLKPDGSIVIELGNGWVPGKPTMSTLPLEALLAFKRKGKFHLCQEFVCYNPARLPSPAQWVNVERCRVKDAFTRVWWLSSTPRPKADNRNVLTSYSDSMKKLLESGTYNPGHRPSEFKIGEKSFLTNNRGAIPPNVLAASIASVVEEITSQPGNVFALANTGSNDGYQEHCRKNDVPLHPARMPAKLVEFFIRFLTSANDLVIDPFAGSNTTGAVAEMLGRRWKSVEIKQDYIDASRVRFDFLQPHLLAEAAVEMSGTPTKSTRKQTKVAKSSS from the coding sequence ATGAAGAAACATAAGAAGAAGATCATCAGGTTGGAGCCCGCTTACTCTACGCCGTCGGGCGAGATGTACGCAGGCGACGCGAAGGAAATCCTCGCGAAGCTCAACCGTGCTGGTTTCAAGCACTCGGCTCAATTGATCTTTACTTCTCCTCCATTTGTCCTGAACCGGAAGAAGAAGTACGGAAACCTCACCGGGCGGGAATACATTCAGTGGCTAAGTTCATTGGCGCCGCTGTTCGCGGACTTACTCAAGCCGGATGGTTCGATTGTCATTGAGCTTGGGAACGGGTGGGTCCCGGGGAAGCCCACTATGTCAACGTTGCCCCTGGAGGCGCTGCTAGCGTTCAAGCGGAAGGGTAAGTTTCATTTATGCCAAGAGTTCGTTTGCTACAACCCCGCTAGACTGCCAAGTCCCGCGCAATGGGTGAACGTAGAACGTTGTCGCGTGAAAGATGCGTTCACTCGAGTTTGGTGGCTCTCTTCCACCCCACGACCCAAGGCGGATAACAGAAACGTGCTGACCTCGTACAGCGACAGCATGAAGAAGCTGCTAGAGAGCGGAACGTATAACCCCGGTCATCGTCCATCTGAATTCAAGATTGGGGAGAAGTCGTTCCTGACGAACAATCGCGGTGCAATTCCTCCAAACGTTCTGGCCGCATCCATTGCGAGTGTCGTGGAAGAGATAACCTCGCAACCGGGCAACGTGTTCGCACTGGCGAACACGGGTAGCAATGATGGTTACCAAGAACACTGCCGGAAGAACGACGTCCCTCTCCACCCGGCACGCATGCCGGCGAAGTTAGTCGAGTTCTTCATTAGATTTCTGACGTCAGCGAACGACCTAGTGATTGATCCTTTTGCGGGCAGCAATACGACAGGTGCCGTTGCTGAAATGCTCGGCCGTCGATGGAAGTCAGTCGAGATCAAGCAGGACTACATTGACGCGTCACGAGTGAGGTTCGATTTCTTGCAGCCACACCTCTTGGCTGAGGCTGCAGTCGAGATGTCAGGAACGCCGACCAAATCAACACGAAAACAGACGAAGGTTGCTAAATCCAGCAGCTAG
- the cas9 gene encoding type II CRISPR RNA-guided endonuclease Cas9 (Cas9, originally named Csn1, is the large, multifunctional signature protein of type II CRISPR/Cas systems. It is well known even to general audiences because its RNA-guided endonuclease activity has made it a popular tool for custom editing of eukaryotic genomes.), whose translation MTRNVAIPEYTLGLDLGSASIGWALVALDSFHRPNGLLKAGVRIFEPGVEGSTLDIEQGKDKSKAVARREARLHRRQLRRRAARQRDLFLLLQRKGLLPAASDTSVDLSCQRHQVLNELDQVLAAALRHGIAPQDSAAVEQALPYYLRKLALDKKLTEPELGRILYHLIQRRGFKSNRREGKKQKDDIGQVKASISELSARMASSGARTLGEYFAGLNPHERRIRNRWTARSMYEQEFSLIWQVQQSHWPELLNEEFKAQLCELLFFQRPIAAQAHLIGFCELEPNERRASWASLEAQRFRILQKVNDLAVVAPGSLAETKLSTSERETVYALLDQEGDQTFAALRKKLGINKAHFNLERGGEKKLRGNRTNAMMRTVFRESWQELTSETQAEIVDRWAVTESEDEIVEWLKREWALDEVAARNLADNHPEDGYCSLSLKALRKVIPLLEGGKSYETVRRNLYPDLFKQKTPLDELPIVRKALPTLRNPAVERALTELRKVVNAIVGEYGKPYEIRIEMARELRKSRKEREEATRRIRANERQRIEAKKKIFDECRIDNPSRADIEKALLFDECGGICPYTGKSIEFSSLFGDSQFDVEHIIPLSRCPDDSFVNKTLCYHEENRSRKRGRTPWEAYSADEEQWDLIVQRVRSWQPGNEAKLRRFQLCSLEKLEEFTQRQMNDTRYTTRLAVDLLSTLYGGRDIQCGDGTSRRVIHATTGMVTATLRKSWGLEAILREAAPAASSERRGKPRTDHRHHAIDAITIALTSQAMVQRMSVAAAGAPGWQQDRRVFRGMESPWPNFVDSIRPAFERMTISHRPEHKLSGAFHDETNYGKPRLEGKKSYVHIRKPITALSEKDIANIVDPVVRRAVEEKFVLLGGDLSRCEATNDWPSLPATSGRIPIRKARIRKVLNVSTIGKGNRERFVMPSSNHHVEIFAELDANGKEVRWEPEIVSLLSAAERMQKGEPVVARVYPGTNEYAFKFSLMGGDTVELHRNCDHKAGCCVTEIYRLRSIEGAGVLFFVRATDARLIKDIALAKERWRPGADSLRRMDCRKVVVDLLGRVHPAND comes from the coding sequence ATGACTAGGAATGTGGCCATACCCGAGTACACTCTCGGACTTGACCTTGGTTCAGCGTCTATCGGCTGGGCTCTCGTTGCACTCGATTCCTTCCACCGTCCGAACGGACTGCTCAAAGCGGGTGTTCGAATCTTTGAGCCCGGAGTGGAAGGTTCCACCCTTGATATTGAACAAGGCAAGGATAAGTCCAAAGCCGTCGCTAGACGTGAAGCAAGATTGCACCGTCGTCAACTACGACGGCGCGCGGCTCGGCAGCGAGACTTGTTTCTTCTACTACAACGCAAAGGATTGTTGCCCGCCGCTTCCGACACGTCGGTCGATTTGTCCTGTCAACGCCATCAGGTCCTCAACGAATTGGACCAAGTTTTGGCGGCGGCGCTTCGCCATGGCATTGCCCCACAAGACTCCGCAGCGGTTGAGCAGGCACTTCCCTACTATTTGCGTAAGCTTGCCCTCGATAAGAAGCTGACCGAACCCGAACTCGGGCGAATCCTATATCACCTGATACAGCGGCGCGGCTTTAAGTCGAATCGCAGGGAAGGTAAGAAACAAAAGGACGACATTGGCCAAGTTAAGGCCAGCATCTCTGAGTTGTCTGCGCGGATGGCCTCGTCGGGTGCTAGGACGCTTGGCGAGTATTTTGCAGGACTGAATCCACACGAGCGACGAATCCGAAACCGCTGGACCGCTCGCAGCATGTACGAGCAAGAGTTCAGTCTTATCTGGCAAGTTCAACAGTCCCACTGGCCGGAATTGTTAAACGAGGAATTCAAGGCGCAGTTGTGCGAGCTTCTTTTCTTCCAGCGCCCCATCGCAGCACAGGCGCACTTGATCGGATTCTGCGAACTGGAGCCAAACGAGCGCCGTGCTTCATGGGCCTCACTGGAGGCGCAGAGATTTCGGATACTTCAAAAGGTGAATGATTTAGCGGTAGTTGCTCCAGGCTCGTTGGCAGAGACGAAGTTATCGACCAGCGAGCGGGAAACAGTTTATGCGCTACTCGATCAGGAAGGCGACCAAACATTTGCCGCGCTTCGGAAGAAATTGGGTATCAACAAAGCTCACTTCAATTTGGAGCGCGGCGGCGAAAAGAAGCTTCGAGGTAATCGCACAAACGCGATGATGCGCACGGTTTTCCGCGAGTCATGGCAAGAGCTGACGTCCGAAACTCAGGCCGAAATCGTCGATCGCTGGGCTGTCACTGAATCAGAGGACGAAATCGTCGAGTGGCTCAAGAGAGAGTGGGCTCTCGATGAGGTCGCAGCGCGCAACCTCGCAGACAACCACCCCGAAGACGGCTACTGCAGCCTATCGCTCAAGGCACTTCGCAAGGTGATACCGCTGTTGGAAGGCGGCAAGTCCTATGAAACGGTTCGCAGAAACCTTTATCCAGACCTATTCAAGCAAAAGACCCCACTTGATGAATTGCCCATAGTCAGAAAAGCGCTTCCGACACTGCGGAACCCTGCCGTCGAGCGAGCTTTAACGGAGCTTCGCAAGGTTGTAAATGCGATTGTAGGCGAGTACGGAAAGCCATACGAAATCCGAATCGAGATGGCTCGTGAGCTTAGAAAATCCCGCAAAGAGAGAGAGGAGGCAACGCGACGGATCCGCGCGAATGAGAGGCAACGCATTGAAGCGAAGAAGAAGATTTTCGATGAATGCCGAATCGACAACCCCTCTCGTGCAGACATTGAAAAGGCACTTCTTTTTGATGAATGCGGCGGCATCTGTCCATATACCGGCAAATCCATTGAGTTCAGCTCCCTTTTTGGAGACTCGCAGTTTGACGTTGAACACATCATCCCTTTGAGCCGTTGCCCAGACGATTCTTTCGTTAACAAGACTCTCTGTTATCACGAGGAGAACCGATCAAGGAAGCGAGGCCGCACGCCTTGGGAGGCATACAGCGCAGACGAAGAACAGTGGGACTTGATTGTCCAACGTGTACGAAGTTGGCAACCCGGAAACGAGGCAAAGCTCCGACGCTTCCAGCTATGCAGCCTGGAAAAGCTGGAAGAGTTTACGCAACGACAGATGAACGATACCCGTTACACGACCCGACTCGCTGTCGACCTATTGAGCACACTTTATGGAGGTCGAGATATCCAGTGCGGCGACGGCACGAGTCGCAGAGTAATACACGCTACCACGGGAATGGTAACGGCAACTCTGCGTAAATCGTGGGGATTGGAAGCGATTCTGCGCGAGGCTGCTCCCGCAGCAAGCTCTGAACGCCGTGGGAAACCACGTACCGATCATCGCCACCACGCCATAGATGCAATCACCATCGCGCTCACGAGTCAGGCCATGGTTCAACGCATGAGCGTTGCGGCCGCTGGCGCGCCAGGATGGCAGCAAGACCGTCGGGTATTTCGTGGCATGGAGTCCCCGTGGCCCAATTTTGTGGACTCCATCCGCCCGGCGTTTGAGCGCATGACCATTTCCCATCGACCGGAGCACAAGTTGAGTGGTGCCTTCCACGATGAAACGAACTATGGCAAACCCCGTCTCGAAGGCAAGAAATCCTACGTTCATATTCGCAAGCCGATTACGGCATTAAGCGAGAAGGACATTGCCAACATCGTTGATCCCGTAGTGCGCCGAGCGGTTGAGGAGAAGTTCGTTCTTCTTGGTGGCGACCTCAGTCGCTGCGAGGCAACGAACGACTGGCCTAGTCTGCCCGCTACCAGTGGTCGTATTCCGATCAGAAAAGCACGCATCCGCAAGGTTCTCAATGTGTCCACAATTGGCAAAGGGAACCGCGAACGTTTTGTCATGCCATCCAGCAATCATCACGTCGAGATATTTGCAGAGCTGGATGCGAACGGCAAAGAAGTGCGGTGGGAGCCGGAAATTGTCTCCCTATTGAGTGCAGCCGAACGGATGCAGAAGGGAGAGCCAGTTGTCGCACGTGTCTACCCAGGAACCAACGAGTATGCTTTCAAGTTCTCGCTTATGGGCGGTGACACTGTGGAGCTTCACAGAAACTGTGACCACAAAGCGGGATGTTGTGTTACAGAAATCTATCGCCTTCGCTCGATAGAAGGCGCGGGGGTGTTGTTCTTCGTTCGAGCCACGGACGCGCGCCTCATCAAGGATATAGCCTTGGCTAAGGAGAGATGGAGACCGGGAGCAGATTCATTGCGGCGTATGGATTGCCGAAAAGTCGTTGTTGACCTCCTCGGACGAGTTCACCCGGCCAATGATTGA
- the cas2 gene encoding CRISPR-associated endonuclease Cas2, whose translation MWLVAMFDLPVETKDNRRDYVRFRRTLLKDGFMMLQFSVYARYIPSEEAAEVHRRTVRTAVPPSGQVRLVALTDHQFAKMEVFYGRKPREPEEPPAQILLF comes from the coding sequence ATGTGGCTTGTTGCCATGTTCGATCTTCCGGTGGAGACGAAAGACAATCGCAGAGATTACGTGCGATTTCGCAGAACTCTCTTGAAAGACGGGTTTATGATGTTGCAGTTTTCGGTCTATGCGCGATACATTCCCAGCGAGGAAGCTGCCGAGGTGCACAGAAGAACCGTGAGGACTGCAGTTCCTCCCTCAGGCCAGGTGCGATTGGTCGCGCTAACTGACCACCAGTTTGCGAAAATGGAAGTGTTCTATGGACGAAAACCGCGAGAACCGGAAGAACCTCCGGCACAAATCCTTCTTTTCTGA